The following proteins are co-located in the Fimbriiglobus ruber genome:
- a CDS encoding TolB family protein, protein MRLHCLRYVLLAIPTVLAAGGAYFFLTAPKPSRTAAAELLPFVHALPPVPIVFTSRSEPASLEPAAVEGEGFTYPGTIPWKAREGRLRLLMSDRGVVELTWNRELPEGGTLVDVMSPSVSVDGKRVFFAGRKAPPDAGRWRIFQVELETGEIARLTGGPSDPGCTALPPMRFAADGTRLSDSARKQLDYDDVDPTDLGPDGFAFASSRLPDLGRDHSRRATQIWVWKTGDAASHPITANRNNDRWPVLSAASDQLIFSLWSRNREAVTADRSEVQPVSMGGRYATAPTDHWMAAHVRPNGVDFGYAVKSDGPAWRPRPLFNGRLAYTTHDPSSPGVLRLAQADWGYIQSAPSSLLADMSVGGLNARGPAKQVYGPGTNAEGVPISAGTPAPCPGGRVLFSASPLGARPKEFALYSTSDDWTSAAPVPELLFDDPAYVDSEPVAVYAREVSQAPGRFDAPPATANTRPSQFTLASGALFTGDSGFLENLAVKQAIRNPIPWSDAPYSMRDPRKNPLVPPPPNVKSIVFYAAYRDRFDDPDRPRVPGNWEKLTTSQLEPGPDGKLVTWVPTSPLMTTVLAGLDAEGKVAAWNGKGNSPRTFFAYAGDHYSHVRPNGYHYCNGCHTGHTFVTADIHERVR, encoded by the coding sequence ATGCGTCTCCACTGTCTACGCTACGTGCTGCTCGCTATTCCGACCGTGCTCGCGGCGGGCGGCGCTTACTTTTTCCTAACCGCGCCAAAACCGTCGCGGACCGCGGCTGCTGAACTGCTGCCGTTCGTCCACGCGTTGCCGCCGGTCCCGATCGTTTTCACCTCTCGGAGCGAACCCGCGAGTCTGGAACCGGCCGCGGTCGAAGGAGAGGGGTTCACCTACCCCGGCACGATCCCCTGGAAGGCTCGCGAGGGGCGTCTCCGGCTGCTCATGTCCGATCGCGGCGTCGTGGAACTGACCTGGAACCGCGAACTCCCCGAAGGGGGCACGCTCGTGGACGTGATGAGCCCGTCCGTCAGCGTGGACGGCAAGCGGGTGTTCTTCGCGGGGCGCAAGGCGCCGCCGGACGCGGGGCGCTGGCGCATTTTCCAGGTCGAACTGGAAACCGGCGAGATCGCCCGGCTCACGGGCGGCCCGAGCGACCCGGGGTGTACCGCGCTGCCGCCGATGCGATTCGCCGCGGACGGAACACGCCTTTCTGACTCGGCGCGCAAGCAACTCGATTACGACGATGTCGACCCGACCGACCTGGGTCCGGACGGCTTCGCGTTCGCGTCGAGCCGGCTCCCCGACCTGGGGCGCGACCACTCGCGCCGGGCCACGCAAATCTGGGTCTGGAAGACCGGCGACGCCGCGTCGCACCCCATCACCGCGAACCGCAACAACGACCGCTGGCCGGTGTTAAGCGCCGCTTCCGACCAACTCATCTTCAGCCTCTGGAGCCGCAACCGCGAGGCGGTCACGGCGGACCGCTCCGAAGTGCAACCGGTGTCGATGGGCGGCCGGTACGCGACCGCTCCCACCGATCACTGGATGGCGGCCCACGTGAGACCGAACGGCGTCGACTTCGGCTACGCCGTCAAGAGCGACGGACCGGCCTGGCGTCCGCGCCCGCTCTTCAACGGCCGTCTGGCGTACACGACCCACGACCCGTCTTCGCCCGGCGTCCTTCGCCTCGCCCAGGCGGACTGGGGATACATCCAATCGGCCCCGAGTTCGCTTTTGGCCGACATGAGCGTGGGCGGTCTGAACGCACGCGGCCCGGCAAAGCAGGTCTACGGTCCCGGCACCAACGCCGAGGGCGTACCGATCTCGGCCGGTACGCCCGCCCCCTGCCCCGGCGGCCGCGTCCTCTTCTCCGCGTCGCCGCTCGGAGCGCGTCCGAAGGAGTTCGCGCTCTACTCGACCTCGGACGACTGGACGTCCGCCGCGCCCGTACCCGAATTACTGTTCGACGACCCGGCTTACGTCGACTCCGAACCGGTAGCCGTCTACGCGCGGGAAGTCTCGCAGGCGCCCGGCCGCTTCGACGCGCCCCCCGCGACGGCGAACACCCGCCCCAGCCAGTTTACCCTGGCGAGCGGCGCTCTTTTCACAGGCGACTCCGGCTTCCTGGAGAACCTCGCCGTAAAGCAGGCGATCCGTAACCCGATCCCCTGGTCGGACGCGCCCTACAGCATGCGGGACCCGCGCAAGAACCCGCTGGTCCCGCCGCCGCCGAACGTGAAATCGATCGTCTTCTACGCGGCGTACCGCGACCGGTTCGACGATCCCGACCGCCCGCGCGTGCCGGGGAACTGGGAAAAACTCACGACGAGCCAGCTGGAACCGGGGCCAGACGGCAAACTCGTGACCTGGGTGCCGACGTCTCCGCTCATGACCACGGTCCTCGCGGGCCTGGATGCCGAGGGCAAGGTGGCGGCCTGGAACGGAAAGGGGAATTCCCCGCGCACCTTCTTCGCCTACGCCGGCGACCACTACAGCCACGTCCGCCCCAACGGCTACCACTACTGCAACGGCTGTCACACCGGCCACACCTTCGTCACCGCCGACATCCACGAACGAGTGCGTTAG
- a CDS encoding DUF1559 domain-containing protein, translating to MKISHREGRQGFTLIELLVVIAIIAILIGLLLPAVQKVREAAARAKCTNNLKQIGLAFHNYNSTYGKFPPGANSNGGMWSAWLTPYLEQTALWNAIDVQDESIDNGDWASPAPGWSNASITAPGRGPGTGGGSGDSTQRNVAACETLVPGFRCPSANLPEHVNGPSYENWIVQKRVPTSYAVCGSGVKTQLYSGSDANQLDGAFQMVNPTSYTTGNYLTVANMTDGLSNTIFVGEENYTIQATITALDVEGQGRRKAVWQFGSDSIDCNYGYNEALGSTGVPMNSPVVTATSGAALEAYIVSFGSMHTGGANFLLGDGSVRFIAQSISATTYSYLGTRAGGEVIGNY from the coding sequence ATGAAGATTTCGCACCGGGAAGGCCGCCAAGGGTTTACGCTGATTGAGCTGCTGGTCGTTATCGCGATTATCGCCATCCTGATCGGGCTGTTGCTCCCGGCCGTGCAGAAGGTGCGGGAAGCCGCCGCTCGGGCCAAGTGTACGAACAACCTGAAACAGATCGGGCTGGCGTTCCACAACTACAACAGCACCTACGGAAAGTTCCCGCCGGGAGCGAATTCCAACGGCGGGATGTGGTCGGCGTGGCTGACACCGTACCTGGAACAAACGGCGCTCTGGAACGCGATAGACGTTCAGGACGAAAGCATTGACAACGGCGACTGGGCCTCTCCCGCTCCCGGCTGGTCGAACGCCTCGATCACCGCGCCCGGCCGCGGTCCCGGCACCGGCGGCGGCAGCGGCGACAGCACCCAACGCAACGTCGCGGCCTGTGAAACCCTCGTTCCCGGCTTCCGCTGTCCCTCCGCGAACCTGCCCGAACACGTCAATGGGCCGAGCTACGAAAACTGGATCGTGCAAAAGCGCGTGCCGACCAGCTACGCCGTCTGCGGCTCCGGCGTCAAAACGCAGCTCTACAGCGGTTCCGACGCGAATCAGCTGGACGGCGCGTTCCAGATGGTCAACCCCACCAGCTATACCACCGGCAACTATCTGACCGTGGCGAACATGACCGACGGCCTGTCGAACACGATCTTCGTCGGCGAGGAAAACTATACCATCCAAGCTACCATTACGGCGCTGGATGTGGAAGGACAGGGGCGCCGCAAGGCGGTCTGGCAGTTCGGGTCGGACAGCATCGACTGCAACTACGGCTACAACGAGGCGCTGGGTTCGACCGGGGTGCCGATGAACTCGCCGGTCGTGACCGCCACGTCCGGCGCCGCGCTGGAAGCGTACATCGTCAGCTTCGGCAGTATGCACACCGGCGGCGCGAACTTCCTCCTGGGCGACGGCTCGGTCCGCTTCATTGCCCAGTCGATCAGCGCCACCACCTACTCCTACCTCGGCACCCGCGCCGGCGGCGAAGTCATCGGAAATTACTAA
- a CDS encoding carboxypeptidase-like regulatory domain-containing protein, which produces MPIRFIRSALVALLLAMSAAGCSSRSGKVPVSGTVTVDGAPASLAVITFWPDENASSNQAGDRITADPSGKFTLGSDEADTGLFPGKYKVTVSRMVDKNGKPTGGAPPKKSEAQYEAKASESVDEKFLSKETTPFSVTVAKGAPLTLEVTAAKKK; this is translated from the coding sequence ATGCCGATTCGATTCATCCGTTCGGCGCTTGTGGCTCTGCTTTTGGCCATGTCGGCCGCCGGTTGCTCGTCGCGTTCCGGGAAAGTCCCCGTCTCCGGCACCGTCACGGTCGACGGGGCGCCAGCATCGCTGGCGGTGATCACGTTCTGGCCGGATGAGAACGCTTCATCCAATCAGGCAGGCGATCGGATCACGGCCGACCCTTCCGGGAAGTTCACGCTGGGGAGCGACGAGGCCGATACGGGCCTGTTTCCCGGCAAATACAAGGTGACGGTCTCCCGTATGGTCGACAAGAACGGGAAGCCGACCGGCGGCGCGCCGCCCAAGAAATCCGAAGCCCAATACGAAGCGAAAGCCAGCGAATCCGTGGACGAGAAGTTTCTCTCCAAGGAAACCACGCCCTTTTCCGTCACCGTCGCCAAGGGCGCGCCGCTCACTCTGGAAGTGACGGCGGCCAAGAAAAAATGA
- a CDS encoding alkaline phosphatase family protein, translated as MNSTKHRVLTVSLLLLLSLSAAATTQAADPPAAKNKVLFIGIDGCRADAMHAANAPALHALRDGGAYSEIAQTGDITVSGPGWSSMLTGVWREKHGVRDNTFTGKNLTEYPSFLDRFKAAHPDARTASFATWAPIHQNIIAKADVKTTFKKDADAADAAVKELQTADPDAVFLDLDDVDHAGHAHGFSTKVPQYMTAIETADAQVGRAVTAMRGRPAFARENWLVLVTTDHGGSGKSHGKNIPEHRTIFVIANGPAVAPGEIKPAPGIVDVAATALAHLGVPVQPDWKLDGKAIGLRTTGLK; from the coding sequence ATGAACTCCACAAAACACCGAGTCCTGACTGTCAGTCTACTCCTACTCCTCAGCCTCTCGGCAGCGGCGACCACGCAAGCGGCAGACCCGCCCGCGGCCAAAAACAAAGTGCTGTTCATTGGCATCGACGGGTGCCGGGCGGACGCGATGCATGCGGCCAACGCTCCGGCTCTGCACGCCCTCCGCGACGGAGGCGCCTACAGCGAAATCGCCCAGACCGGCGACATCACGGTCAGCGGCCCCGGGTGGTCGAGCATGCTCACCGGCGTCTGGCGGGAGAAGCACGGCGTGCGCGACAACACCTTTACCGGAAAGAATCTGACCGAGTACCCGAGTTTCCTGGACCGGTTCAAGGCGGCGCACCCGGACGCGCGGACCGCGTCGTTCGCCACCTGGGCGCCGATTCACCAAAACATCATCGCCAAGGCCGACGTAAAAACAACATTCAAGAAAGACGCGGACGCGGCGGACGCGGCCGTTAAAGAACTCCAGACCGCCGACCCGGACGCGGTGTTCCTCGATCTGGACGACGTGGACCACGCCGGCCACGCCCACGGTTTTTCCACGAAAGTGCCCCAATACATGACGGCCATCGAGACCGCCGACGCACAGGTCGGCCGGGCGGTCACTGCCATGCGCGGGCGGCCCGCCTTCGCCCGAGAAAACTGGCTCGTCCTGGTCACGACCGACCACGGCGGGAGCGGCAAGAGCCACGGCAAAAACATCCCGGAACACCGCACGATCTTCGTCATCGCCAACGGCCCGGCGGTCGCGCCCGGTGAAATCAAGCCGGCCCCCGGAATCGTCGATGTCGCCGCGACGGCGCTGGCACACCTGGGCGTACCCGTCCAACCGGACTGGAAGTTAGACGGCAAAGCCATCGGCTTGCGAACGACAGGTTTAAAGTAA